TGGAGATCTCGTGCCCCACGTTCACCAGGGCGCAGATCCCGTCCATCGCCTCCGGGTAGTTGTACTCGAAGGCGTTGTGCAGCGCGCAGGCGTCCACGTCCACCACGGTGGCGGCCAGCCCCGCGTCGCGCAGCAGCCCCACCCGCTGCTCCACCACCTCGCGCTTGGCGGCCACCAGCAGCACGTTCATCTGCAGGCCGTCGCTCAATGGGTCCACGATCTGGAAGTCCAGCTGCACGCTCTCCATGTCGTACGGAACGTACTGCTCGGCCTCCCAGCGGATCACTTCGCGCGCGTCGGCTTCCTTCATCCGGTCCATCTGGATCTTCTTCACCATCACGTCGCGGCCGCCCACCGAGGCGACCAGCGTCCTGGGCTTCACCCCCGCCGTGGTGAGGAGCGACTGCACGGTCTGCACGACGATCTGGGGGTCCATCACCTCCCCTTCCACGATGGCGTCGGCCATCAGCGGGGTGTGGGAGACGTGGACCAACTCCGGCTCGGCGCCGGAATGGTCGATCACGGCGAGCTTCACGTAGCCGCTGCCGATGTCGAGGCCCACCGTGCTCTTGTTGCGGCGGAGGAAGGAAAGCATGCTGCTTTTGGAAAACGAGTGTCGTAGGCGCGCGGCAAACTACGCGGCGCAGCGGGTGTGGCGGGGTGGAATTGTAAGGAGGTACACGACAGTGTACGTCGCTCCCGGTTCGGCGTCAAGGACGCGCTCTGCCACCTTTCTGCTACCGCACCACCTCGAACCATCCCTGCGGGGGCCGGTTGAGGATGAAGCGGGGATTGGCGTCGTTGAACGACTGCTGCGCCCGGCGGTTCACACAGGGGTCGTAGGTGATGTTCATGGTGCCGGAGAGGTCGTTGTTCCCGTCCACCTTGGCCACGGTGATCGTGTTGAACCCGATCACCGCGCCCACCACGGTCACGGTGCCGGTCACGTCCAGGGCGCCCTCCACCAGGATGATCCCCTTGAACTTGAAGTTGCCGGAGATCCTGAGCCCGCCGTTCACCACTACGATGATCCCCTGGCCATGGTCGCCCTGCAGGTCCACCTGGCCGCCCTGGGCGTCGATCCCGATCGTGGGGTAGTACGACGTGTCGGCGCTGGCGGCGGTGCACCCTACCTGGAGCGACTGGGGGCATCCCCAGTTCGCCACCGAGTCCTTGGGGACGCTGGAAATGGCCTTGAAGCCGCTCGGGAAGTTGCGCAGCGGAGTCAGCTTGGGACCGAACTTTATGTGCGCCTGCTGCGCGACCTGCAGCGGCGTCTTTCCGCCGAGGATCCGCCGCTGGAACTCGTCTTTCGTCTCCGAGGTCTGCTTGGTGCCCTGCGCGAGGTCCACGGCGCTGCCGCTGGTGGTCACCTTCCCTTCGCTGGACGTTTCGATCGCCGGCACCTTTCCTGACGACCCGCACCTGGACACGTTCTGCGCCTGCCCCGCGATGGACGCGTTTCCCGTGATCTCGACGTTGCCGCCGAACGAGCCCGCGCCGTTGATCTTGAGGTTCAGCTGATCCGGAGCGAGATCGAGCTGCAGGAATGCCCCCAGTGTGCGGCTGGAGCGCCCTCCGGAGCGTACCGGGGCGGCGGTGATGCAGTAGACCGCGCGCCCGGGAACGAACGTCCCATCGGCGTTCGACACCGGGTTGCGCCGGTAGAGCTGGCGGATGGTGTTGGTGCCCGTGCCCCCGCTGGCCAGGGCGAACGGGCTGGGCACCATCGCCGTGGACGGCGCGGTGAACGAGTCCGCGCGGAGCGCCACGTCGATCAGGCTCACGGTGGTCTCCAGCGCCTCTTCCGCGTTGTACACGCCGCGCGTGGCGTCCTGCTGCGCGCTGCTGATGGCGAGGTCCGTAGAGGAGCTGACCAGTGCTGCGGTGACGAGGATGGACACCACCACCAGCCCGATCATCGCCAGCGGGAGCGCTACACCGCGCTCGCAGCGGAGCGCCCTGAAGTGATTCTGCATGGATTTGCCTGGGCGGGATGCGCTAGCGGAAGTTGCGGAGCGACACGGTGATGGAGTCCTGCGTGGAGACCTTGCGCTTTCCCGAGCTCGCGCCCGTGCCCTGCCGGCCCCTCATCGTCACGATCACCCGCACGTTGCGGATGGAGTCGCGCCTGATGGCGTCTACGGGCGCGGTGAAGGCCACCCCCGCGGCGTTGAGGTAGCGGAACGTGAGGTTCTCGACGGGGCCGGCCAGCGGCTCGGGCCTCCCGCTTCCGCTGAGCTCGCGCGTCATCCAGCGGTCGCCGGCGGCGTCCGGGGTGCCTTTGCCATACGCCACCGAGCGCCACACGTACGCCGCCAGGCCGGGAGAGCCGGGCACGCCTCCGGGGACGTTGTCGAACTTCACCACCACCGTCCGGGTGTCGTCATCCGTCAGCCCCTTGCACGGCGACGTGGCGGCTACCGTGCGGGAGAGTGTGTCGCTGCGCGTGACGTTTTCGGCCCAGTCGAACACCGGTGGAGCCGTGCCGTCGATGCTCCCGTCCGACCGCTGCAGCGCCAGCCCGGTCTGCAGCGGGATCCCGCCGGCGGCGGCGTTCACCCAAACGAACTTGTCGAACACCACGTAGCGCGAGCCAGAGTTCTCGCCGCAGTACACGCCCCACGCCATGGGGGCGCGGAAGCGGATGGTGTCCTCGCCGGCCATCAGCAGCCCGCCGGGGAGAGGCACGGTTCGCAGCTCGCTCCCCAGCAGCTCCAGCGTGCCGCGCGCGTTGTCCTGCACCTCCTGGCGCGCGTACTGGATGTCGGTGAAGCGGGCCTGGCCGGTGACGAGCTGCAGGATCACCCCGGCCAGGAAGCCGGCGATCACCAGTGACACCAGGAGCTCGGTCAGGGTGAAGCCGGCCGTGCGCGTGTCTCGGAGTGCGCGGTTCATGGAATCTGGGGATCGAAAAGGTACGAGTTCAGCACCACCGGGGCCGCACGCACCAGGCGGCGCCCCGTCGACTTGGGGCTCACCGTAACCGTGAGCCGCGCCTGCTTCACCGCCTGCCGCGTGGCTTCGCGCTTCACGACGGCCGTGTCGCCGCCCACCAGGAACACCTGCGTCGTCTGGCTGATGGGGAGCGCGGCGGGGGCGTTGCGGATCTGGTTGCGCAGCGTCTCCATGCTGGAGGCGGCGAGCGTTGCGTAGCGCCCCTGCTTCTCCGAGAGCGTCACCACGCGCGCGGCTCCGATCCCCAGCGCCTCGAGGCTCAGCAGCCCCACGGCCAGGATCACCATGGCGATCATCACTTCGATCAGCGTGAAGCCCTCGTTTCCGCGCGGCGCGCGGCGGGCGGGATCAGCGTGCACGTGTCACCTTGCCGAGTGGGGTGATCTTGATGCTGTCTACGTTGGCGTTGTTGCGGAGGGCCTGGATGCGCCCCGTTCCCCTGCGGCGCATTCCGCGGCTGTCGAACACCACCGAGTCGAGTACGGGCCGCAGCAGGAGGCCGGGATATTCCTGCGTCAGGCGCACGGTCTTCACCGTGTCCATCGACACCCCGTCCGCCTTGCGGACCTCCACCTGGTAGGCGGTGCCGGTGCTGTTGATCACCAGGCGCGCCGCGTTTCCGGCGCGGATGGCGCGCATCCGCGTGAGGCTCAGGTCGGTGGCGAGCTGATTCATGGCCCCCGTCTTCTTGGCGGCCCCGCCCACTCCGCTGAGGCGCGGCGCGGCGAGTGCGGCCAGGATTCCGACGATGACGAGGGTCGCGAGCAGCTCGGGGAGCGAATAGCCCCGGCGGCAGCCGAGAGGGCGGGATGGTGGGATGTGCATGGCCTCCCCTTAAGGAAGGACCGTGCCCGCCGCTTACCTCCTCTCCCGCAACGACTTAGCACTGCGCCACCCGCGCGCGGAGGTAGCAAGGTTTGCTGCACTGGCAAACCTTGCGCACCCGTGCATCCCTAACTGCTTGGCTCACACAGAGACACGGAGACACAGAGGAAAGGCACAAAAGAGGTTCTTGCTCTGTGTCTCCGTGTGAGACCGCGGTTCTCCGATCTCAGAACCGTCGCCGGACGCGGCCGAGCACCGATACGGTGAGCGAGTCCACCACGCCCTGCCGCCGCGACCAGACGGTGCGGTTCTCGAAGGGGAGGAGGAGCCCGCGCGAGCCGAACACGATGTTGGTGTCGTTGTTGGACTCCAGGCACACCCCGCTCGCGGAGCTCCGCAGCCGCGCCACTCGCACCACCCGCGGCGCGGGGTCGCGTACGGTGATCCGGTAGCCGTCCGCCGAGAAGCGGCCGGAGCGGGGGCCGCCGCACGAGCCCTCGTTGGTGAAGCGCAGCTCCACGCGGCTCCCCCCGCGCACCGCCAGCATCCGCGTGTACGAGATGTCCACCGCAAGCTGGTGGAGCGCCGCCGTCGTCTGCGCGCGCGCCAGTACGCGGCCGAGCGACGCCGACGCCAGCCCCGCGAGGATCCCGATCAGCGCCAGCACCGCCATCAGCTCCGCCAGGGTGACTCCCGCTCTCCGATTCTCCACCTCCACCTCCCCACCCTGCCGGGCGAACGCGTTTCAGCATGAGCAACGCGTCCACTCTGTAAGCTTTCACGCAGATGCGCAAGAACCTTCTACGTGCTGGCGGCAGCGGGTCGCACCGGCGGGGAAAGCCAGCTCTCACAATGGTTTGCGGATGGCGCACGCGGAGCGGCGGCGCGCGAGAACGGACCAGGAGGGCGTACAAAAGGGGCGGCGCACCCATCGGTGCGCCGCCCCTGAAAACGCTGATCGCGTGCGCTACGCCGCCGACTCGGCGGGGCGCTTGATGGCCCACAGCCGCAGGAGGAGCTCCTCCATCGCCTGACGGTCGGTGAGCGAGGCGGACTTGAGGAGGCGGTCGGTGCGCAGGAGCTCGCAGAGGGCGGCATCCA
The Longimicrobium sp. genome window above contains:
- the pilM gene encoding type IV pilus assembly protein PilM, with amino-acid sequence MLSFLRRNKSTVGLDIGSGYVKLAVIDHSGAEPELVHVSHTPLMADAIVEGEVMDPQIVVQTVQSLLTTAGVKPRTLVASVGGRDVMVKKIQMDRMKEADAREVIRWEAEQYVPYDMESVQLDFQIVDPLSDGLQMNVLLVAAKREVVEQRVGLLRDAGLAATVVDVDACALHNAFEYNYPEAMDGICALVNVGHEISTVNVLQEGALVLTRDIPFGSRRLREELRRRHGLTVEEAEEVLEGRSPRAAEFRELLDEGCEELATGIERAGAFLAASDAGGGLSRVYLSGGSTRIPGLVDVVAARLRTRTELASPLQRLRVRSGAGTFFPVDELAPMLMLAVGLALRGAN
- a CDS encoding prepilin-type N-terminal cleavage/methylation domain-containing protein, with product MHADPARRAPRGNEGFTLIEVMIAMVILAVGLLSLEALGIGAARVVTLSEKQGRYATLAASSMETLRNQIRNAPAALPISQTTQVFLVGGDTAVVKREATRQAVKQARLTVTVSPKSTGRRLVRAAPVVLNSYLFDPQIP
- a CDS encoding GspH/FimT family pseudopilin, which translates into the protein MHIPPSRPLGCRRGYSLPELLATLVIVGILAALAAPRLSGVGGAAKKTGAMNQLATDLSLTRMRAIRAGNAARLVINSTGTAYQVEVRKADGVSMDTVKTVRLTQEYPGLLLRPVLDSVVFDSRGMRRRGTGRIQALRNNANVDSIKITPLGKVTRAR
- a CDS encoding GspH/FimT family pseudopilin — translated: MENRRAGVTLAELMAVLALIGILAGLASASLGRVLARAQTTAALHQLAVDISYTRMLAVRGGSRVELRFTNEGSCGGPRSGRFSADGYRITVRDPAPRVVRVARLRSSASGVCLESNNDTNIVFGSRGLLLPFENRTVWSRRQGVVDSLTVSVLGRVRRRF
- a CDS encoding type II secretion system protein, with the protein product MNRALRDTRTAGFTLTELLVSLVIAGFLAGVILQLVTGQARFTDIQYARQEVQDNARGTLELLGSELRTVPLPGGLLMAGEDTIRFRAPMAWGVYCGENSGSRYVVFDKFVWVNAAAGGIPLQTGLALQRSDGSIDGTAPPVFDWAENVTRSDTLSRTVAATSPCKGLTDDDTRTVVVKFDNVPGGVPGSPGLAAYVWRSVAYGKGTPDAAGDRWMTRELSGSGRPEPLAGPVENLTFRYLNAAGVAFTAPVDAIRRDSIRNVRVIVTMRGRQGTGASSGKRKVSTQDSITVSLRNFR